The genomic segment GGGCGAGTTGGGCGACCACAAGACTGCCTCAGGTACATCCAGTACCATTTCGGCCGTGTCACCGGAAATCCGAGCTTCGGCCTGCACCGTGGTGCCCAGCGAAAAACGCGCCACGGTCGCGTCTGTCCTAGCCAGGTTGATTTTGATATGTACACGCCCGGGCAATTCGGTCACAACGGTTAGATCGGTAATAGCCTCCGGCGGCACGGCAGTCAGCAAAACGGGCCGGTGAAGACCACAGTAAGGGAAAAAGTCAAACGAAGTGGGCGGAAAATTCTGGCACTGATCTATAAACATGTGGCGGGGGTCCGGCGGAACTTTACCCGGCGGCACCCGATCAGGAGCCAGTTCACCCTCAACCCGGACGACCAGGCTATTATTCTCAGGTCGAACGTATGGGGTGAGGTCAAACGCAAAGGGTAAGTGCCCCCCCTCATGCTCGCCCAAACGGGCGCCGTTGAGCCAAACCTCGGCCAGGTAGTTGACCGAACCAAAGCGAACCCCAATCCGCTGCCGGGCCGCATTCCACCCCCACGGCAAATCAAAGCGTGTTTGATACCAGGTTTGGCCCAAATAGTCGCGCCTCTCGGCAAATTGGTCGTTCCAACTGGCCGGCACGGCCACGGGACAACCACCGGTAAAACCATTGGTCCAGCCGGCCTGCCGGCCCCGGTTTTCCGGGTCAAAACGTAACTCCCAAAATCCGGAAAGGTCAAAAACCTGACGAAATGGGTTTGATTGTGGATAGAGCATAGGGCCTCCGCTGGCGCTAACTTTTTACAAACGGGATACGCAGTATTGGTTGAATTGAGGCGATAAGAGCCATCGCCGCCCGGGGTCTTCTGACAGGTAGTGAATGGTCACTTTGGTCATACGGGTGACGCCTGCAAAATAATCCGCTGCCACAGAGCCTGGGGCCACTTTCCGCAACTTTGACGGTTTAGTTTTGCGGCGGTCTTTCACGCAGCGGCAGCGCGGGCAAAAGTAACAGCCGTATTCCGCCTTAGCCCTTGACCCCGGTGGTGGCAATGCCCTCGACAAAGAAGCGCTGGAAGGTAAGGAAGAGAATAATTACGGGTATCAGCGATACAAGCGAGGCCGCCATAATCAAGGCGTAATTGGCGGAATACTGCATGATGAACATGCGCAGGCCCAACTGAATGGTTTTGAGGGACTGGGAGTTTAGGTAGATCAGTGGTCCCATGAAGTCGTTCCAGACAAAAACGGCGGTAAAGATGGTTAACGTGGCCAGCGCCGGCTGCGAAAGCGGGAGCATGATCCGGAAATAAATCCCGTATTCGCTCAGGCCATCAATGCGCGCGGCATCAATGATATCGTTGGGGATGCTGATAAAGAACTGGCGCATCAGGAAAACGCCAAACGCCGAGAAGGCCTGCAACAGGATCAATGACGTATGTGTATCAACCAGGTCCAATCTTCGCATCATGATAAACTGCGGCACCATGTAGGACTGCCAGGGGATGGCAATACTGGCAATGTAGGCAAGAAAGATAATGTCTCTGCCCTTGAAATCAAGCTTGGCAAAGGCGTAACCGGCAAAACTGCTGGTAAAGAGTTGAAGCAGGGTGATAATGACCGTCAGCTTGGCGGTGTTGGCAAAGAAGGTGAGGTAAGGAATTTGGGTCCAAATCTTTACATAATTACTCCAGCGCGGATCCACTGGAATCCACTGAATCGGGAAGCGAAAGACATCCTTATCCAGCTTGAGTGAGGCAGAGAGCATCCACAGGAAGGGCAGCAACATGATTACCGCCAGGGAAATCAAAAAAACATAGGTGATGGTCTTGTTAAACCCTATCCTGAACTGATAGGTGAGGAGGCCGTTCTCACTTTTGGCCTGTTTTGATAAGCTGTACACTTCAGTATCGCCTCCGCGCTTACATATAACTAACCCAACGTTTTTCCATGCGGAATTGAATAATGGTGATAACCAGAACGATGACAAACAGCACCATGGCTATGGCGCTGGAG from the Anaerolineae bacterium genome contains:
- a CDS encoding carbohydrate ABC transporter permease is translated as MLLPFLWMLSASLKLDKDVFRFPIQWIPVDPRWSNYVKIWTQIPYLTFFANTAKLTVIITLLQLFTSSFAGYAFAKLDFKGRDIIFLAYIASIAIPWQSYMVPQFIMMRRLDLVDTHTSLILLQAFSAFGVFLMRQFFISIPNDIIDAARIDGLSEYGIYFRIMLPLSQPALATLTIFTAVFVWNDFMGPLIYLNSQSLKTIQLGLRMFIMQYSANYALIMAASLVSLIPVIILFLTFQRFFVEGIATTGVKG